The Pseudomonas sp. FP198 genomic interval CACGGATCTGCCCGCTGCGCAGGGCTTCGATCATCGCCGCTTCGTCCACGACCTTGCCCCGGGAGATATTGATGAAGATGCTTTCGGGACGCATCCGCGCAAATGCCCGTGCATCGATAAGCCCTTGGGTCTCAGCGGTCAGGGGCAAGGTCAGGCAGATGAAGTCGGCTTCGTGCAGCAGAGTATCGAGGTCGCAGTAGCGCGCATTGAAACGTTGTTCCACCGCAGGCTTGGGCGAGTGGCTGTGATAGAGCACCGGCATGCCAAAGCCGAAGTGGCCGCGTTGGGCCAGGGCTTCGCCAATGCGGCCCATGCCGACGATGCCCAGGGTCTTGCCATGGACATCGCTGCCGAAATGCCGTGGGCCGATGCTTTGCTGCCATTGGCCGGCCCGAACCAGGTTGGCCAGTTCGACGACGCGTCGGGCCGTCGCCAGGATCAAGGCGAACCCGGTATCGGCGGTGGTTTCGGTCAATACATCCGGCGTGTTGGTGAGCAGGATCCGGCGTTCGCTCAGGTAATCGATGTCGTAGTTGTCGACCCCGACCGAAACGCTGGCGATGGCCTCAAGGTCAGGCGCCAGGTCCAGCAGCGACGCATCGAGCCTCAGGCTCGCGCCCAGCAAGCCATGCGCACTGGGCAGGGCCTCGCGCAATTTCGCGAGGCCCTGGGCGTCGAGGCGTTCGATGAGGGTGACCTGGGCCTGCGCTTGCAGGCGCTCCATCAGTTGCGCTGACAGCGTTTTGTACAACACCACGTGTTTTTTCATGGGAAGCCTCATTCAGGAACGTGCTGGCGCCGGGTTTGGCGTCGCGGTTTTGGACACGACCCGGTCACTGGCGCCGGGCTTGAGGGCGAGGGTCAGCAC includes:
- a CDS encoding D-glycerate dehydrogenase, encoding MKKHVVLYKTLSAQLMERLQAQAQVTLIERLDAQGLAKLREALPSAHGLLGASLRLDASLLDLAPDLEAIASVSVGVDNYDIDYLSERRILLTNTPDVLTETTADTGFALILATARRVVELANLVRAGQWQQSIGPRHFGSDVHGKTLGIVGMGRIGEALAQRGHFGFGMPVLYHSHSPKPAVEQRFNARYCDLDTLLHEADFICLTLPLTAETQGLIDARAFARMRPESIFINISRGKVVDEAAMIEALRSGQIRGAGLDVFEHEPLSPASPLLQLDNVVATPHMGSATHETREAMARCAVDNLLAALAGERPVNLVNPGAWKG